A window of the Thalassoglobus sp. JC818 genome harbors these coding sequences:
- a CDS encoding ATP-binding cassette domain-containing protein, which yields MIRVQDLTKEFFDLKRGPVAALNKVSFEVKPGEIFGLLGPNGAGKTTCLRILSTVLKPTSGLALVAGFDVARSPESVRANIGFMSGNTGIYDRMTAWEMVEYYGRLYGIEEEQLQNRLHEIFDQLQMNEIRDLLGSKMSTGMKQKVSIARTIVHDPPVLIFDEPTSGLDVLVARAVLEAVDSLRDAGKCIIFSTHIMREVEKLCDRVAIIHKGEILDVGTVDELIQKYVQPDIEEVFFHLIGSRDPLMNAI from the coding sequence ATGATTCGAGTCCAGGATCTCACGAAAGAGTTTTTTGATCTCAAGAGGGGACCAGTCGCAGCACTGAACAAAGTCTCTTTCGAGGTGAAACCGGGTGAAATCTTTGGGCTTTTGGGCCCGAACGGGGCAGGCAAAACGACGTGTTTGAGAATTCTGAGCACGGTTCTGAAGCCGACATCCGGGCTGGCGCTCGTTGCAGGATTTGATGTCGCGCGGTCGCCTGAATCGGTTCGGGCCAACATTGGCTTCATGTCCGGGAACACTGGCATTTACGACCGAATGACCGCCTGGGAAATGGTCGAGTATTACGGTCGCTTGTATGGGATTGAAGAAGAACAGCTGCAAAACCGTCTGCATGAGATCTTTGATCAATTGCAGATGAACGAGATTCGCGATCTGCTGGGCTCGAAGATGTCGACGGGAATGAAACAGAAAGTTTCGATCGCCCGGACGATTGTGCACGACCCGCCGGTTCTCATCTTCGATGAGCCAACATCCGGGCTGGATGTGCTTGTGGCTCGAGCGGTGCTGGAAGCGGTCGATTCTTTGCGCGATGCTGGGAAGTGCATCATTTTCTCGACGCACATCATGCGAGAAGTCGAGAAGCTGTGCGACCGAGTTGCGATTATCCACAAAGGGGAAATCCTCGATGTTGGAACAGTTGATGAACTGATTCAGAAGTACGTTCAACCCGACATCGAAGAAGTGTTCTTCCATCTGATCGGTTCCCGGGACCCCCTGATGAACGCGATTTGA
- a CDS encoding ABC transporter permease subunit/CPBP intramembrane protease — protein sequence MSWKNIKLIFLREVRDQLRDRRTLFMVAVLPLLLYPALGIGMVQMTVTFEEQTRSVVVLGVDEIPSPKLIDGTKFRSDLFKEPASANKLRVISDATGNLEEHEIDEELRQEFTQFLDSLSENERKLQRLAVLERDFALDETYERSDPELAELIKEQQALRKEAIALLADSPAEVVILFPAGFKQAYADLTSSIADGAVSEEMLNDLPRPFVIHNSANERSEIAFNRANKALAAWEDEVLTDRLSQAKLPVAFTDAIPITDIDLAEADEIAANVWSKIFPALLVIMSVTGAFYPAIDLGAGEKERGTMETLLISPATRAEIVFGKFLTVMLFSISTALLNLASMGFTGKHMLTAVSQGAASPLGDLSFPPLLSLLWVVLLAIPLSALFSALSLSLAMFAKSSKEGQYYLTPLLMVTMGLTMFCLNPSIELTPYYSVLPVVGPALLLKSLLLEGATSSSVVTYVLPVLITSITYSGIALWWAIDQFQSEGILFREAERFDLGLWFRHLLRDKEETPSFSEATVCFVLIAMLQFLFLTSMQSSPSALSGPVRMVQVQLIYLIATVGVPPVLMGLLLTTNLWKTLKLHLPNWKYLLAACLLPLSLQPLTLELMSALDPFFPPLPPGAEQMMQAMATDTVPLWLTLATFALAPAVCEELAFRGFILSGLQRSKREWLPIIISAMLFGVIHMIPKQQFNAALLGLVLGLLAVRSQSLWPGVVFHFVFNGVQVLAARLTPEALTEGPAQFVFRVGESGTIESVSFQPVFLVVCAVVSGGLLYWLLNSGKPSTHLDSNSNLNGSFAAE from the coding sequence ATGAGTTGGAAAAATATCAAGCTGATCTTCCTCCGTGAGGTGCGCGACCAGTTGCGTGATCGCCGAACCTTATTCATGGTGGCGGTTCTTCCGTTGTTGCTGTACCCCGCTCTCGGAATCGGCATGGTGCAGATGACTGTCACCTTCGAGGAACAGACTCGCAGCGTGGTCGTGCTCGGCGTTGATGAAATTCCATCACCCAAACTGATCGACGGAACGAAGTTTCGATCGGACTTATTCAAAGAACCAGCGAGTGCGAACAAGCTCCGCGTGATCTCCGATGCCACCGGAAATCTCGAAGAGCATGAGATCGATGAAGAACTCAGACAGGAGTTCACGCAGTTCCTGGATTCACTTTCAGAAAACGAGCGAAAACTTCAGCGACTGGCGGTCCTCGAACGCGATTTCGCACTCGACGAAACGTACGAACGTTCGGACCCGGAACTTGCCGAGTTGATCAAAGAGCAACAAGCTCTTCGCAAAGAAGCGATCGCCCTTCTGGCGGATTCACCCGCCGAAGTCGTGATCCTGTTTCCTGCCGGGTTCAAGCAGGCTTATGCAGACCTGACGAGCTCCATTGCTGACGGCGCGGTGTCGGAAGAGATGCTGAATGATTTGCCGCGCCCTTTTGTCATTCATAACAGCGCTAACGAACGCTCCGAGATCGCGTTTAATCGAGCGAATAAAGCTCTGGCCGCATGGGAAGATGAAGTTCTTACAGACCGATTGAGTCAAGCGAAGCTCCCGGTTGCGTTCACCGATGCGATTCCGATCACAGATATCGATTTGGCCGAAGCAGACGAAATCGCTGCGAATGTCTGGAGTAAGATTTTCCCCGCGCTGCTGGTCATTATGTCAGTGACGGGTGCGTTCTATCCAGCGATCGATCTAGGGGCTGGCGAAAAAGAACGCGGCACCATGGAAACGCTGCTGATTTCCCCAGCGACTCGCGCTGAGATTGTCTTCGGGAAATTTCTGACTGTGATGCTCTTCAGCATCTCGACAGCATTGCTCAATCTGGCGAGCATGGGATTCACGGGAAAACATATGCTGACAGCGGTCAGCCAAGGGGCAGCGTCTCCGTTGGGTGATCTGTCGTTTCCGCCGCTGCTTTCGTTGCTGTGGGTCGTGCTTCTGGCGATTCCCCTGTCAGCTCTGTTCAGTGCACTCAGTCTTTCGCTTGCGATGTTCGCGAAGAGCAGCAAGGAAGGCCAGTACTATCTGACGCCCCTGTTGATGGTGACGATGGGGCTGACAATGTTCTGTCTCAACCCGTCGATCGAATTGACCCCGTATTACAGCGTGTTGCCCGTTGTTGGTCCCGCACTGTTACTGAAGTCGCTCTTGCTTGAGGGCGCCACGTCATCTTCGGTGGTGACCTATGTTCTGCCGGTGCTGATCACCAGTATTACTTACAGTGGAATTGCGTTGTGGTGGGCGATCGATCAGTTTCAAAGTGAAGGAATTCTGTTCCGAGAGGCGGAGCGATTCGATCTCGGGCTGTGGTTTCGGCACTTGCTTCGAGACAAGGAAGAGACTCCCAGCTTCTCGGAAGCGACGGTTTGTTTTGTCTTGATCGCGATGCTTCAGTTCCTGTTCCTGACGTCGATGCAAAGCTCACCCTCTGCGTTAAGCGGACCGGTTCGAATGGTGCAGGTGCAGTTGATTTACCTGATCGCCACGGTCGGTGTACCGCCAGTTTTGATGGGCTTATTGCTGACGACTAATCTTTGGAAAACATTGAAGCTGCATCTTCCGAACTGGAAGTACCTGTTGGCGGCCTGTCTGCTGCCACTCAGTCTTCAACCGCTCACGCTGGAGTTGATGTCCGCTCTCGATCCCTTCTTCCCACCGCTTCCCCCCGGGGCAGAGCAGATGATGCAAGCGATGGCAACAGATACTGTTCCGCTGTGGTTAACGCTGGCGACGTTTGCATTGGCTCCCGCAGTTTGCGAAGAGCTCGCATTTCGTGGTTTTATTCTGAGTGGACTTCAGCGATCGAAACGCGAATGGCTGCCGATCATTATTTCAGCGATGTTGTTCGGCGTGATCCATATGATCCCGAAGCAGCAATTCAATGCAGCTCTGCTCGGTCTGGTGTTGGGACTGTTGGCGGTCCGCAGTCAAAGCTTGTGGCCGGGAGTTGTCTTCCACTTTGTGTTCAATGGCGTCCAGGTATTGGCAGCTCGGTTGACTCCTGAGGCCCTCACAGAGGGGCCCGCACAGTTTGTGTTCCGAGTCGGCGAGTCCGGGACGATTGAGTCGGTCAGTTTTCAACCGGTCTTTCTCGTGGTTTGTGCTGTCGTCTCGGGCGGTCTTCTGTATTGGCTCTTGAATTCTGGAAAACCATCAACTCATTTGGATTCGAATTCCAATCTGAATGGTTCCTTCGCGGCTGAGTAA
- a CDS encoding alpha/beta hydrolase-fold protein has protein sequence MPLNWNCRFSAGRSFGLAVLVLLTIGATPLFAQRNGKPTGPSITWVNAIPESGLPEGVTHHTFHFEKNGKDVGYCIYLPSEYHKDSSKRFPVIYNLHGNGGNEFHSFEDVTVLNEGIESGKWPPMIMVFPNGGRSTFYKDSFDGEFPIESMFIEGLIPHIDENYRTIPSREGRCIEGFSMGGRGSTRLAMKYPEMFCSLFCQAGNVPRTAENFDPDTPDTYPNNYLGPDIQNYRDNDAFLLAEKNLKQIRGKLRIQIACGTKDGGHLPTIRDFHQHLVDLGVDHTYIELEDLAHNRKKMIETMSDIWFDYHVESLRIAQEKNSRR, from the coding sequence ATGCCACTGAACTGGAATTGTCGCTTTTCCGCCGGCCGCTCATTTGGTCTGGCTGTTCTCGTCCTCCTGACGATCGGAGCAACTCCACTTTTCGCACAAAGAAACGGAAAACCGACCGGTCCGAGCATCACATGGGTTAATGCAATTCCAGAGAGTGGACTTCCGGAGGGTGTCACGCACCACACTTTTCACTTCGAAAAAAATGGCAAGGACGTCGGATACTGCATTTATCTCCCGTCCGAATACCACAAGGATTCTTCGAAACGATTCCCTGTCATTTACAATCTGCACGGGAACGGAGGCAACGAGTTTCACAGCTTCGAAGATGTCACCGTGCTCAACGAGGGAATTGAGTCAGGAAAGTGGCCGCCGATGATTATGGTGTTTCCGAATGGAGGCCGAAGCACGTTCTACAAAGACTCATTCGATGGTGAATTCCCGATCGAATCGATGTTCATCGAAGGTCTGATTCCGCACATCGACGAGAATTATCGCACGATTCCGTCTCGAGAGGGACGCTGTATCGAGGGCTTCTCGATGGGCGGTCGGGGGTCAACCCGCCTCGCGATGAAGTACCCGGAGATGTTTTGCTCGTTGTTTTGCCAAGCTGGTAACGTTCCTCGAACGGCTGAGAACTTTGATCCGGACACTCCCGACACCTACCCAAACAACTATCTCGGCCCAGACATCCAAAACTACCGAGACAACGATGCATTTCTGCTCGCCGAGAAGAACCTCAAACAGATCCGGGGAAAGCTTCGCATTCAAATCGCCTGCGGAACCAAAGATGGCGGGCACCTTCCCACTATTCGAGACTTTCACCAGCATCTGGTGGACTTGGGGGTCGATCACACCTACATCGAATTGGAAGACCTCGCCCACAATCGCAAGAAGATGATCGAAACGATGAGCGACATCTGGTTTGACTACCACGTCGAGTCGTTGCGCATCGCTCAGGAAAAGAACTCCCGTCGTTAA
- the ribD gene encoding bifunctional diaminohydroxyphosphoribosylaminopyrimidine deaminase/5-amino-6-(5-phosphoribosylamino)uracil reductase RibD: MHGTEDDGPSQSPQRFRTDSEAMTHALSLARRGLGYVEPNPPVGAVIVDSHGNLIGEGHHQRFGGPHAEVVALTSATSKVRGATIYVTLEPCSHYGKTPPCADALIAAGLSRVVIGTMDPAEHVCGQGIERLRDAGITVDVGVCEPEARQLIGPFKKLQCEKLPYIHAKWAMTLDGRIASRTKASKWISNEQSRSIVHQLRGRMDGVLTGIGTVLVDDPLLTARPQGPRVPTRIILDRQLRLPLESQLIRTVDQAPVLVFCTDQAETERIEQVRQLGVEVEIVAIDSNTDRIDVFAVLRELGRRQMTNVLIESGGTLLGSLIDQDCVDEVHCFIAPRIIGGEGAISPVLGNGFDTMEQARRLRNPEVQALDGDVYVRGELVRSP; the protein is encoded by the coding sequence ATGCACGGCACTGAAGATGACGGTCCATCGCAATCTCCTCAACGGTTTCGAACAGATTCCGAAGCGATGACGCATGCCTTGTCTCTCGCTCGGCGCGGTCTGGGCTACGTTGAGCCGAATCCTCCGGTCGGAGCTGTGATCGTCGACTCGCACGGGAATCTGATCGGCGAGGGGCATCATCAGCGATTTGGCGGACCGCATGCAGAAGTAGTTGCACTGACAAGTGCCACTTCGAAAGTTCGTGGAGCCACGATTTATGTGACACTCGAACCCTGTTCACATTACGGGAAAACTCCGCCTTGTGCTGATGCCTTGATTGCAGCGGGACTGTCGAGAGTTGTTATCGGCACAATGGATCCGGCCGAACATGTTTGCGGACAGGGCATCGAACGGCTTCGGGATGCCGGAATCACTGTCGACGTCGGCGTATGCGAACCTGAAGCACGCCAACTCATTGGACCGTTTAAGAAACTTCAGTGTGAGAAGCTTCCCTACATTCATGCCAAATGGGCCATGACTCTCGATGGTCGCATCGCCTCCCGGACGAAAGCTTCGAAATGGATTTCCAATGAGCAGTCCCGCAGTATTGTCCATCAACTGCGTGGTCGGATGGACGGAGTCCTCACCGGCATCGGAACAGTTCTGGTGGATGATCCGCTGCTGACAGCACGTCCTCAAGGACCGAGAGTCCCGACTCGCATCATTCTCGATAGACAGCTTCGCCTTCCGCTGGAATCGCAGTTGATTCGCACCGTCGACCAGGCTCCGGTTCTCGTCTTCTGTACCGATCAAGCTGAGACAGAGCGAATTGAGCAAGTTCGACAGCTCGGTGTCGAAGTCGAAATCGTCGCGATTGATTCAAACACCGATCGAATTGATGTCTTTGCGGTCTTGCGCGAGCTTGGACGACGGCAGATGACTAACGTTCTCATCGAATCGGGAGGAACGCTGCTTGGTTCGCTGATTGATCAAGATTGCGTTGACGAAGTGCACTGCTTCATTGCTCCAAGAATCATCGGCGGCGAAGGAGCCATTTCACCGGTTCTGGGGAACGGATTCGACACAATGGAACAAGCCCGTCGACTTCGAAATCCGGAAGTTCAGGCCCTCGACGGCGATGTTTATGTCCGTGGCGAACTCGTTCGATCGCCATGA
- a CDS encoding amidohydrolase family protein, whose protein sequence is MKRYRCRWFYPGDSPPLSDISFSVSGQRIEDIAAGDAEASDLGNVAVIPGLINAHTHLEFSSRSTPLEPLRSFCDWIRGVIRWKISQPDQNHPVISQGLAESVRSGSTVVGEIATRDWRTERDWSEIDSPQHVVMFREFLGLDLSSISASLDIAEKFLSAESPPHIRAAISPHAPYSTHPELIARLAQLAESHNVPLAFHLAESPEEIELLRNGTGPFKKMLSDLNIDSGNIFASRKTPIDYLKLVDVSSPVLVIHGNYLSDEEFEFLSKRENFSVVYCPRTHASMQTGQHPWQQMIERGIKVAIGTDSRASNPDLSVFKELAFIHSKNPNTASSSLLRLATVNAAQALGQHDSGRLTAGGIASLCVVPLSEASGSDPERHLFDDPNSELGVMQHGEWIVPVNR, encoded by the coding sequence ATGAAACGCTATCGATGTCGATGGTTTTATCCAGGAGACAGCCCCCCACTCTCGGATATTTCATTTTCGGTCTCCGGCCAGCGAATTGAAGATATCGCGGCTGGGGACGCCGAAGCGAGCGATCTGGGAAACGTCGCTGTGATCCCCGGATTGATTAACGCTCACACACATCTCGAATTCTCGTCTCGATCCACCCCCTTAGAGCCTCTCCGTTCTTTTTGCGATTGGATTCGCGGAGTCATCCGCTGGAAGATCAGCCAGCCTGATCAAAATCATCCAGTTATTTCTCAGGGTCTTGCCGAATCAGTGAGATCGGGATCGACCGTCGTGGGAGAAATTGCGACCCGCGACTGGAGAACCGAACGTGATTGGTCGGAGATTGACTCTCCGCAGCATGTTGTGATGTTCCGTGAATTTCTCGGTCTCGATCTTTCATCAATCTCTGCCAGCCTCGACATCGCTGAGAAGTTTCTGTCCGCTGAGTCCCCTCCGCATATTCGGGCAGCGATCAGTCCGCACGCTCCTTACTCGACTCATCCGGAGTTGATCGCCCGCCTCGCGCAACTGGCTGAGTCTCACAACGTTCCACTGGCATTTCATCTGGCCGAAAGCCCCGAGGAAATTGAATTACTCCGAAATGGGACTGGTCCGTTTAAGAAGATGCTCAGCGACTTAAACATCGATTCCGGAAACATCTTCGCGTCGCGAAAGACTCCAATCGACTACCTAAAACTGGTTGATGTCTCATCACCCGTGCTGGTGATTCACGGAAACTATTTATCCGACGAAGAGTTCGAATTTCTTTCAAAGCGAGAGAATTTCTCGGTCGTCTATTGCCCGCGAACACATGCTTCAATGCAAACTGGCCAGCACCCCTGGCAGCAGATGATTGAACGTGGAATCAAAGTAGCAATTGGAACGGACAGTCGAGCATCTAATCCTGACCTCTCCGTTTTCAAAGAATTGGCGTTCATACATTCTAAGAATCCGAATACCGCTTCCTCGAGCCTTTTACGACTCGCAACAGTGAACGCAGCTCAGGCGCTCGGACAGCACGATTCTGGAAGACTCACAGCTGGGGGGATTGCGTCCCTGTGTGTCGTCCCGCTGTCAGAAGCATCGGGATCAGACCCGGAGCGGCACTTGTTCGATGATCCAAATTCAGAACTCGGCGTCATGCAGCACGGCGAATGGATTGTTCCAGTCAATCGTTAA